Genomic window (Planococcus sp. MSAK28401):
CAACGAAATCTCCCAGCCGCCCAGCGCCAAGGGTGAGCCGATGCCGTAAGACAAGTGCTCTTCTTGGCTTATGGCAAGAGGCCAACCCAAAGCACGGCGGTGACTACTCAGATGACACCTAAATAGAATTACGAAACAATTTCACAAGCAAACCCTCGCTATCTTATTCCATACTAGACTCGGAAAGCGATTCCCCCACTAGACGGCAACCCCGTACAGAAGCAGATCTGATGAAACTTACCCCAATCAACGAAATCTCTTAGCCGCCCAGCGCCAAGGGTGAGCCGATGCCGTAAGACAAGTGCTCTTCTTGGCTTATGGCAAGAGGCCAACCCAAAGCACGGCGGCGTCTTCCTAGAAGACGCTCAAATAGAACATCGCAATATTTCCACATACAAACACTCGCTTACTTCACTTAATTTCACAAAATGAAAAAACCTCCGCGGCTGCGGAGGTTTCATTTATTGATCTGCGACAATCTTGTATTTCTTATGTGAAATTACGGTCATGTTGGAAGCAGCGCCGATTTCCTTGGCGTCTTCTGGTGAAATCTCGACGATCACCGAGTTGTCCATAATTTTGAAGATGGTTCCGTTGACGTCGACGCCGTTGCGAGTGAATGAAATCCATTCGCCGATTTTGCGGGCCGCTACAAATTCAGATACTTCTTTTTCATGGGGTTGAAATGCCATAGTTATCCACGCCTCTCTATAATGAAAACATTATCTATCTATTATAGCATAAATTTATGGTTATTTCATCTGTTTCAATTACTCATATAGATGACAGGCAACATAGTGCCCCGGCTCTTTTTCCTGCCATGCTGGCTTTTTCTCCGCGCAGATACTCATCGCATGCGGGCAGCGTGTCCTGAATACGCAGCCGCTTGGCGGATCGATTGGGCTTGGCAGTTCCCCTTCCAAGATGACGCGTTCACGGGCTTCTTCGATATCCGGGTCTGGGATTGGAATCGCGGACAGCAAGGCTTCCGTATAGGGATGAAGCGGCTTCTCATACAGCTGGTCAGCCGTTGTCAGTTCGACCATATGCCCTAAGTACATGACGCCGATGCGGTCTGATATATATTTGACCATGCTGAGGTCATGGGCGATGAACAAATACGTCAACCCTTTTTCCTTCTGCAGCTTTTGCAAGAGCATGACGACTTGCGCTTGGACCGATACATCGAGTGCCGAGATTGGTTCGTCCGCAATGATGAAATCCGGGTCGAGCGACAAGGCACGGGCAATGCCGATGCGCTGTCTTTGCCCACCGGAGAATTCATGCGGATAGCGGTTGGCATGATCG
Coding sequences:
- a CDS encoding ABC transporter ATP-binding protein, which codes for MTNETLLSVQELKRHFDLGKDTTLKAVDGISFDIKRGETFGLVGESGCGKSTAGRTIMGLYSSTDGKVEYDGVDIHKMSEKDRFDYLRNMQMIFQDPYASLNPRSTVFEIIAEPMQVHGLYKNKKELQARVHQLLEDVGLNRDHANRYPHEFSGGQRQRIGIARALSLDPDFIIADEPISALDVSVQAQVVMLLQKLQKEKGLTYLFIAHDLSMVKYISDRIGVMYLGHMVELTTADQLYEKPLHPYTEALLSAIPIPDPDIEEARERVILEGELPSPIDPPSGCVFRTRCPHAMSICAEKKPAWQEKEPGHYVACHLYE
- a CDS encoding DUF2187 family protein, which encodes MAFQPHEKEVSEFVAARKIGEWISFTRNGVDVNGTIFKIMDNSVIVEISPEDAKEIGAASNMTVISHKKYKIVADQ